From the Juglans microcarpa x Juglans regia isolate MS1-56 chromosome 7D, Jm3101_v1.0, whole genome shotgun sequence genome, the window GTTTTCTGGAGATGTTAGATCCATGTGTCATATAACTGATTTTTGAACCTGTTcatatgatgaaaaaatttgaagCTAGATTCTTCTTGGATAAACGCTTGTATTTTGCCTGAGAGCACATTTAACCTTTTCTATTTTCCAGGCTATACATGGATTAAACTATAAAAATAGTCTAAATATGTGCTAAAACAGTGTACATTTTTCATGGCTCTACAGGTGCTGGAAGCACAGCTCTGCATTATGCTGCATGCGGGGGAAATGCACAATGTTGTCAAGTAAGTTTTCAATTACTCTGAATTTGAATACACTATTGTTATTTATGCTGAAGTTTCtaatttcctttctttctgTTTAGATTTTAATTGCCAGGGGTGCCAGTCTGACTGTCGAAAATGAGAATGGGTATGCATTTCAATTTCCTGTCACTTCTAATATATCCTATGATTTTATTCTAGTTTAACTGGGAAGTTTTATTGTTTCTTGCAACTTTTGACTTTATCAATTTGTTGTTCAATTGGTTGGGCATAGGAATAAAGGGTCTGGTGATGACATACCATTTATTCAGGACCTACTCgtgatgattttttataatgCTTGCAGTAGTTTTAAGATAAGGCTTATTGAATCTGGCTTATTCTAGACTTAATTTATACTAAATTGCAATTTATATAGATTGAGCTTTGTGTGGCCATCCCGAAATTTAATACtgaatataatttggatgtgcaatatttttttttattcattctgttttgtgaatttttttttaattatctgaAACCATTTCCGGCGAGTATAGTTTGCCGGAAACAAATTTTTTGTTACAGAAGACTATTTGCGGTCGGCGATTTACGCAAATAATCCCTAAAAAAGAGACAATCTTATTTACAGCGATTTTAATTGCtgcaaaaatattattcacgGCGATTTATGAACACGCTGCAATTCATATAAAGATATTTGTGGCGATATTTTGTGTATTCGCAACGATAGAAAACGCTGCAAATACTTTTTCGCAATGTAACGAGACTGAAATCCCAATGTTATTTGCggcaaaattaataatattagcaGCGAAAAAAATCGctgtaaataaaaatttttggcAACGAATTTTGTATTTCGCTGGCTAATCTTTTAAAAGGCTCTATAATTGCGACGAAAGTCCGGTACAAcataaatcgctgcaaataagtatttgcaacgatttttgGAGTTATTTGCAGCGAATTTAAGCGCGGGGAAAGACCCtgtttcttgtagtgacaaTATTGTCCTCAAGAAATAACATTTCTGGAAATAGTGTGCATATTGCAAATacagaatatataatattatgaaaatagaataatatattgtagcaacagagaaaaatgaaaaagaaagaaaattaattcaagaactttgaataaaatagtatttattgagaaaataaaaacgaTTAATGCATATTGTTAAAGTAGCAGTTATTGAAGTTCCAAGAATCCTAACAATTAATGAAAGTTACaacaattgaaatgaaaatagaaaaattcattaACCAAAAGACACTTCTTTTAGTTTAAACAGTCATATTTTATATAGGActgttgttaaaaaaaaaaaaaagtacaaagtGCGTCAAAAGCATCAGTGATAGGCGTCGCGCATgtattctaattttataatttctagtGGAAcacatgtatttattttaaaagttctGATGCATCTTTTTAATCGTAGGACTAAGAAAAAGGCTCAATTGGAGATcagaaactttaaaaataaaataaagattaaaaaataaaaaataaaatagagtcaaACTTAAGATATTTTGATATACGCTAACAAtttccatgaactcaagcaagaACAGTAAGttgtttgaataattttttttttttatatatagaaaatcgacttcatttcattcatgaaGGAAGTTACAGCTCTGATTGTCCAAGACCTTGTCTATAGGCAATGTGGGATTATTACTCAATATCAACttactttatatatttcaacctaaaatgtacccatctcaacttaaaaaagttaaaccggCCATCGTATAAATGCGacccacaaaatactattattcacaactcaattcaattcatttcaacatctaaatgcagccTAAATTAaccattcaaaattttctcaagactttttcttttaatttaatttttttgtttttctttaaccCCTAGCCTGCATATGcttaaaattttgcaaaataaaattttcatccttCTTTATCTTTAGGTAattaagtgtgtgtgtgtgtgtatatatatatatatatatatatatatatatatatatattaaggtaaTTAAGTATATTTACAAGTCACCTCCGTCACAAAATATCGCCGCTACAAATTACACCACCACCGCCATTATTTTGATCTCCACCGTCTACATACAGCTACAAAGTCTCATCCATTCGTCACCATTATTTTCATCTCCACCTCCTCCGTATATGTATAAATCTTCTCCGTCTCGGCCATCAACTCCTCCTCTCTATATCTATAACTCGTCGGACCAGAATCTCCTTCACCTCATCCTTGATATGTACGTACACAAAAACAAGTAGGAAGAAACAATTTTCGATACATAGAGTACTCATATATAACTctagtatttaaatatgaaaaaattttaagaaatgaatcATGGTTATTATTAGATATTGATCAAGttcttttttatgtaaaattaagcATGCTTGAAGGGCGGTGGTTAAATTAAGGTACAGTTTAGTTGTTGCAACTTAAATATCATGTTCTCGTAGATGCATGCACGAGTTTCAGCCCCAACTTTAATTAATGTGTTCTCCTAATTGAAGGGAGTGAAAGTACAATTAATAGAAGTGTTATGAGTTGTAGAAAGAAGTTGaattaaatgtgttttttttttcctccaaaggGTTCTGGTTTCTGCCAATGCAAGCTGTCAAACGAGTGGACAAATGTTGGCAATTAACTTCTCTGAAAAATGTCTTCCAACCATAAAACTCAACTTTCCCTTTACTGTGTTTTTGGTGGATATCAGTCATGTTGATGCGCATTGTGAAGCGAACAGcaaacatttctttttaaatttttatttgagaatttaagtgagaaaaaaaaaaaaagaagacacaTAAAATAGAtccaataatatttattgttatcttataaatatttcgaGTGGTATTAAATGAGTAATATAAATAATGTAGACTCTACTTGATGTATCTATCTCTCTTCTACTTGATACCATCAAATTTAGACAAGGATCTTGAACAATGAAGCCATAGTTGAAGGAAAATTCTAGGGTAGTTTTAGGCGCTGGAGTGCAAACTAGAGTTTTAAGGGTGATGTGGGACATTCTTTTCCATAGGATTGGGAAATGTTCTATCAAGCGGATTTTTTCTACATATCATTATATATGGACTGTATAAACTCCCAATCTTCAGCTCAATTTTCCTTCCAATATAAGCCAATACTTGAATGAAAATGTAAAGTTTATCAAAGAGATTGAGATCGAACCCCTCCCTGTTTCCAAACTCAAACTAACTTACCTCCATTGTTACTATGTAGACTTTCAAAACATAAGTAATGCTTAGAGGCGGGAGTCATATTCCATTAACCCCAATTTAtttgtaaagaagaaaaaactgtGAGAGCCAAAAAATCAAAGGTAGATAATAGGTTAGTTAGAGGATGGAAACTTCATGCGTACACAATGTTAAACAAAATGCATGCAATGCTCTCTAAAGGGATGGCTCTCTATAAATTGAGAGCATCTTGATGCTCATTCACATGTACTCTGAATATATTCTCAAGGCATAGAACCCCCCAACTGTGGGACTTTGCAAGTGTTGGCTTGAAAAATGGTCAATCAATGGCTTTACCTGGTCTATGCATTGGGATTGTTCTTGTTAGCCACCAATGTAGTAGCAACCATTGACaagccttcttttgtccattcTCCACCTCCTAACCAAATAAGACGACCACCAATAACAGTCCCAAACCCACTACCACCATTCGACAATCATAGGCAACCACCTCCACCATCACCATATTACAAGAAgtctcctccaccaccaccaccaagtcGTCATAAATCCCCGCCACTTCCACCACCATACTAGAATAAGTCTCCTCCTCTGCCACCACCTCGTCGTAAATCCCCACCATACTACAAGAAGTCTCCTCCTCTGCCACCACCACACCATCAACATCTTAAGtctccaccacctccaccaccatacAATAAGAAGTcgcctccaccaccaccaccaagtGATTCCCAAAGGTCCCCACCACCGCCAATGCCAAACAACCAAAACTCCCCTCCTCCACCACAGCTAGGAAGCCAAAagtctcctcctcctccttatGTTTCTAAATCTCCTCTaccaccatcatcatcacctcCCCCTCTTTcacctccaactccaactccaactccaactccatcCTCATCTCCGTCATCATTCCTATCACCTAGCAGTGAACCACCATTACAACCTTCTCCATctccattcccatccatacctCAATCTCCAGCTCCATCCTCTTCTCTATCCCCATCTACATCCTTGCTGCTGCCACCGTCTCCATCTCTATCTCCGTCTATAGCATCACCTGTCAATGAGCCACTGCCATCACCTCCTTCATCTCCTTCCCCGTCACCATCTTCATCCTCATTACCTGGCAACAAACCACTACTACCACCTTCTCCATCTCCATTCTCATCCACACCTCTATCGCCAACTCCATCTTCTTCCATATCTCCATCTACATTCCCACTACCACCACTATCTTTATCTCCATCTATATCCCCATCACCTGTCCATAAGCCAATGCTACCACCTTCTCCATCTCTTTCCCCTTCACCATCCTCATCCTCATTACCTGGCAACAAACCACTATAACCACCTTCTCCATCTCCATTCCCAtctgttgtgaaaaacgatgacaataaagtgaatatagacacaggaaaaacaagcaatcacacacgacacagtatttacgtggttcggcaaattgcctacgtccacgggagctgcagaggattttatttcttgaggaatcacaatacaatagtgtaggacggctactgttcactctgatACAGTACAAGTCAAAAACAactcaatatatatgttgtacggcggaaaccctaaattcagcagaattaatgatgttcgctcgagcggcgtgtcgagcccgcgtcgagcgaacctgtttcccgcaatcgctcgagccgtgagtcgagcggctccttaagcgaagctctctgacttccctctgctcgagccgtgagtcgagtGGTCATCGAGCGAACCTTTCTGACTTGCTTTTGTTCGAGCGGTCTATCGAGCTCtcttcgagcgaagctctctgacttgtattcgctcgagcggcgtgaaccagactccaaatactcaacaattctcccacttggagactggtacactCACATTGTCGCCCCCTGCCTCAAACATaatatcctccacctctgcaactcacagctcttgtcttcatgctagaagaccaactgaagttgcgcaca encodes:
- the LOC121238229 gene encoding RNA polymerase-associated protein LEO1-like, coding for MEIRKKMELEIEVWMVLNGNGDGEGGYSGLLPGNEDEDGEGERDGEGDGSGSLTGDAIDGDRDGDGGSSKDVDGDREEDGAGD